The genome window GCTTCCTTCTGTTTCGCTGTTAACTTTGGCTCAGACATAGGCAGGGGCTTTAATGCCTAATTCCTGCATGAGTGTCTCCAATGAGGTGTTTCGCAAACTTGCCAGTTCAATTAAATACTGAATTCGACAAGCATTGGCTTGTTCAATTTGGTCGGAGATCTCAATTAATGTTGCCTGTTCCTCAGGTGTTAAGATTTCAGCACGGCGTTTAGCCAGCAGGGCATGATACTGTTCCCATCTTTGTGGTGGTAAACCCAAATTAATGTTTTGCAATAAGTCAGCTTCAGCCTTTGACAGGCGGGAAGCAGTACACTGAACGGGTCGCAAGTGTTCTTTCAGAGCATTTACAATGTAATGATTGGGATCAAGACCTTGTTGGGCAGCCTCATCCCGTAACTGTTGTTCGAGTTCTGGCGTAAGCTCAAGTGTGATGGTTGCCATCTGAATACCCTTGATCAATATGTTTCCTTATCTTACCTGCGAGAATGAATGTTGGATTAGCACGGCTGGCAATTATAGCAGTAGACACATCGATTAGGACTTTCGGCACCATTGTAGAGACGTTGCCTGCAACGTCTCTACATAAATGATGTGTCCTAAGCTGTTCGGCATTTAAACCTTAATATCAATAATGGCGCAATCTTTGTAGTGCGTTAAGCGAAGCCATGCCGCAGGCTTTGCATCTTGCTCGCTACTAATACCCAATTTAAATGCATGACAGCTTAACCGCTATGGCGGTTGCTATACTTTGACCACAGTCTCACCAACCGCCTTGAGTTTAAACCCAAGGCTGAAAGCTAAAGTTGAAGACGACTGGATAAAAATTTTAGTCCATTTTAATGGACTTGGGCTATTAGCCCGGAGTTTGAACTCCAGGCTGTTTTTCAGGTTTACTTTATACCCTTAAATCGTTCTTTAGCCGACTGAAATGCTTCTTGCATCACCGATTGAATTTTCTGAGGATCGGGTTTTTTCCCGCCCATTAAATCCCCAAAATAAACACAAGCCCCCTCACCCAACGCCCAGGTATAAGCCGCCGCCCAAGACGCCGCGATCGCACTCCCTAAACCCGGTAAAAATTTGATTAATTCTCGTCCCACCGCCTGCGCCACAAAACCCCCCGCGATCGCACTCACAACTCCCCCAGCTTGAGAAGGCGTCAGCGTTTGTCCATATAATTTCCCCAACAACCCAACCAGCGAGACTTGCAGCGCCGTTAGAACGGGCATTGTGGCAAAAGGTAACGGTACTGCCGCCAAGGTTGCTGCCATAATCGAAAAGGCTAAAATATAACGTCGCCCGACATCCCGATAGAGATTCCCCAGTTGCTGACCCGCGTCTTTTTCTTCCAATAATTGAGAAATCGCCCTGGATTCGGCTTCCGGTAACAACTCGGCTAAGGCGTCGCTGAGTGCCTCTAAGCCATAAAATACAGGATTATATTCATCTTCTTCTAGGGTAAAATCAATCATAACCGCCCGATTATAAAGTCCCTTAAAAGCCTGCTGAATCCCCTCAAAGGCGCGATTCAACTCTTCATAGTCTGGCGGATAAGCAGGATGATCAACGACATCAGCCGGATAAAGTTCATGTAAACAAGTTACAGCCAGCAAACAGGGAATCTCTGGATATTTCTCTTGTAACTGTTCAGCCACCTGTCGCAGCGTATCCGTGGCAAAGTCATTAATTTTCACCGTCAAAATCAGGATTCTGGCACGATGAGTATCCTGTTCCAATTCACCTGCCAATTCCTGAATAATTATCGGCGTTTCTTGGTTAACATCACCCAAACCCACAGTATCGGTAAAAATCAGCAACGGTAGGTCATTCGACGGATAAGCATAACGCTCAGTATATTGCGTATGGGGACGAAATCCCTGACCCACAATCTCCGCTGAAACCCCAGTCAATCCCCGCACAATGGAACTTTTCCCTGATTGAGGCTTGCCAATCAGCAGCGCTTGGGTTGTGGGGAGTTCTTTGCGTACCGACGCCAAAATCTCAGCGACTTGCGCCTCATT of Coleofasciculus chthonoplastes PCC 7420 contains these proteins:
- a CDS encoding GTPase family protein, translating into MTDEHKADVPSADSQQVQKPTEGTPSESVDNSWTNRMAGLWTTASDRLQKLLPTEQVTQTVIDWFSVNEAQVAEILASVRKELPTTQALLIGKPQSGKSSIVRGLTGVSAEIVGQGFRPHTQYTERYAYPSNDLPLLIFTDTVGLGDVNQETPIIIQELAGELEQDTHRARILILTVKINDFATDTLRQVAEQLQEKYPEIPCLLAVTCLHELYPADVVDHPAYPPDYEELNRAFEGIQQAFKGLYNRAVMIDFTLEEDEYNPVFYGLEALSDALAELLPEAESRAISQLLEEKDAGQQLGNLYRDVGRRYILAFSIMAATLAAVPLPFATMPVLTALQVSLVGLLGKLYGQTLTPSQAGGVVSAIAGGFVAQAVGRELIKFLPGLGSAIAASWAAAYTWALGEGACVYFGDLMGGKKPDPQKIQSVMQEAFQSAKERFKGIK